The Humulus lupulus chromosome 4, drHumLupu1.1, whole genome shotgun sequence genome has a window encoding:
- the LOC133833055 gene encoding B3 domain-containing protein At2g31420-like — MELQSKKTTTCKHEEDHSHRRIRALAQVCYEALMKDYGHMVSIVVQDFGERKSNLKLHTRKRGRLRTPIVTTDESKEFQMKRRRSNGGVVGGPYPPPPIPQAMSDVIRSTGHHHHHLPLLVIQKKLFHADIQAQQNRISMPLNQISSDGFLSEAEKKKVDQEGMNVRFIEPSMEENRLILRKWCYKKTKNVSVFSYVFNKNWFGVVEKNGLKVGDIVQVWVFRDKDGNPCFAMVNLGEDATD, encoded by the coding sequence ATGGAGTTGCAATCGAAGAAGACCACTACATGCAAGCATGAGGAGGATCATAGCCATAGAAgaatcagagcacttgctcaggtGTGTTACGAAGCTCTTATGAAGGACTATGGTCATATGGTATCAATTGTGGTTCAGGATTTTGGTGAGAGGAAGAGCAACCTGAAATTGCACACACGAAAACGAGGTCGTCTTCGGACTCCCATTGTTACCACTGATGAATCGAAAGAATTCCAAATGAAGAGAAGGAGGTCAAATGGCGGTGTAGTTGGGGGACCGTATCCACCACCGCCTATTCCTCAAGCAATGAGCGATGTCATTCGTAGTACTggtcaccatcaccatcaccttCCACTTCTGGTTATCCAGAAGAAACTCTTTCATGCTGATATTCAGGCGCAACAGAATCGCATTTCGATGCCTTTGAATCAGATCAGTTCTGATGGTTTTTTGAGTGAGGCTGAGAAAAAGAAGGTCGACCAAGAGGGAATGAATGTTCGATTCATTGAGCCGAGCATGGAAGAAAACAGACTAATACTGAGAAAGTGGTGCTATAAGAAGACGAAGAATGTGTCTGTCTTTTCCTATGTGTTTAACAAAAACTGGTTCGGTGTCGTTGAGAAAAATGGACTCAAAGTGGGCGACATTGTTCAAGTGTGGGTTTTTAGAGACAAGGACGGAAACCCTTGTTTCGCCATGGTCAATCTCGGCGAGGACGCTACTGACTGA